The following are encoded together in the Thermomonas brevis genome:
- a CDS encoding cell division protein FtsQ/DivIB: MSALKRPLLWLLAVALVALPVVAVVEGWMGGEHWPLRTLRVQGELQRVDRARLQAAVLPHARRGFFAVDLGDVQQAVDALPWVEHAEVRKHWPDVLEVRIVEHRPFARWGQDRLLSEHGRLFPAGKLRVPAGLPLLDGPEARVPEVVALYNQARAQLANAGGVLGVALDRRGSWSIALRDGTRVVLGRNDPGARLARFAPMLPQLAAQNPQRRLVRADLRYTNGFALIWAKADASSPTTNNGSST; encoded by the coding sequence GTGAGCGCGCTGAAGCGCCCGTTGCTGTGGCTGCTCGCGGTGGCGCTGGTCGCGCTGCCGGTGGTGGCCGTGGTCGAAGGCTGGATGGGCGGCGAGCACTGGCCGCTGCGCACCCTGCGCGTGCAGGGCGAATTGCAGCGGGTGGATCGCGCGCGCCTGCAGGCGGCGGTGCTGCCGCACGCGCGCCGCGGCTTCTTCGCGGTGGACCTCGGCGACGTGCAGCAGGCGGTGGACGCGCTGCCTTGGGTCGAGCACGCGGAAGTGCGCAAGCACTGGCCGGACGTGCTGGAGGTGCGGATCGTCGAGCACCGGCCGTTCGCGCGCTGGGGCCAGGATCGATTGCTGTCCGAGCACGGCCGCCTGTTCCCCGCCGGCAAGCTGCGCGTGCCCGCCGGACTGCCGCTGCTGGACGGCCCGGAAGCGCGGGTGCCGGAAGTGGTGGCGCTGTACAACCAGGCGCGCGCGCAGCTTGCCAACGCCGGCGGCGTGCTGGGCGTGGCGCTGGACCGCCGCGGCAGCTGGTCGATTGCGCTGCGCGACGGCACCCGGGTGGTGCTGGGCCGCAACGATCCCGGTGCGCGGCTGGCCCGGTTCGCGCCGATGCTGCCGCAGCTGGCCGCGCAGAACCCGCAGCGCCGGCTGGTGCGCGCCGACCTCCGCTACACCAACGGCTTCGCCCTGATCTGGGCCAAGGCCGACGCAAGTTCCCCCACCACGAACAACGGCTCCAGTACATGA